From Chelatococcus sp. YT9, a single genomic window includes:
- a CDS encoding Do family serine endopeptidase yields MMDKNLQSPAASRTDRQAGVSAPRSNRRKSLLLGAVALAALGTAGVLQGLVAPPYGPAYAQQIAPAPAVTVPGQASFADLVDRVKPAVVSVQVKVAIDNVRDEGGMQRFGGQPDDGEFGMPGMGPGGPGNPFEQFFRRFGGEGGPRGGQRQQPRRFGEAQGSGFFISQDGYVVTNNHVVEKGSEIQVKMDDGRSLTAKVIGTDPKTDLALLKVDEAGPFPYVPLAGVAPRVGDWVVAVGNPFGLGGTVTAGIVSARGRDIGAGPYDDFIQVDAPINKGNSGGPTFNLSGQVVGVNTAIASPSGGNVGIAFAIPSETVQSVVQQLKDKGAVSRGYIGVQIQPVTADIAAGLGLDKAEGAIVARVEDNGPAAKAGLKAGDAIVALDGKAVSDARALSREIAGHAPGSKLDLTVWRDGKTQKIALTLATMPGEKTAALSEEQGAGQGKLGLQLAPAASVGGAGQEGVVVMGVQPGSPAEERGLKTGDVIVEASGRKVERPADITKVIADVKKEGRKAVLFRLKTDDGSRFVALPVA; encoded by the coding sequence ATGATGGACAAGAATTTGCAGAGCCCTGCCGCGTCTCGGACGGATCGCCAGGCTGGCGTGTCGGCGCCCCGGTCGAACCGGCGCAAGTCTTTGTTGCTGGGGGCGGTGGCACTGGCGGCCCTGGGCACGGCGGGCGTGCTGCAGGGTCTGGTTGCCCCGCCTTATGGTCCGGCCTATGCGCAGCAGATCGCGCCGGCGCCAGCGGTGACGGTGCCCGGTCAGGCCTCCTTCGCCGATCTCGTCGACCGGGTGAAGCCGGCTGTGGTGTCGGTTCAGGTGAAGGTGGCGATCGACAACGTCCGCGATGAGGGCGGCATGCAGCGCTTCGGCGGCCAGCCGGATGACGGCGAGTTCGGCATGCCCGGCATGGGTCCGGGTGGCCCTGGCAACCCCTTCGAGCAGTTCTTCCGCCGCTTCGGTGGCGAGGGCGGGCCGCGCGGCGGCCAGCGCCAGCAGCCGCGCCGCTTCGGCGAGGCGCAGGGGTCGGGCTTCTTCATCAGCCAGGACGGCTATGTCGTCACCAACAACCATGTGGTCGAGAAGGGCTCGGAGATCCAGGTGAAGATGGATGACGGGCGCAGTCTCACGGCCAAGGTCATCGGCACCGACCCGAAGACGGATCTGGCGCTTCTGAAGGTCGATGAGGCCGGCCCGTTCCCCTATGTGCCGCTGGCGGGCGTGGCCCCGCGGGTCGGCGACTGGGTGGTGGCGGTCGGCAATCCCTTCGGGCTTGGCGGCACGGTGACGGCGGGCATCGTCTCGGCGCGAGGCCGTGACATCGGAGCCGGCCCCTATGACGACTTCATCCAGGTCGATGCGCCGATCAACAAGGGCAATTCCGGCGGCCCGACCTTCAACCTGTCCGGCCAGGTGGTGGGCGTGAACACGGCGATCGCCTCGCCATCGGGTGGCAATGTGGGCATCGCCTTCGCCATTCCGTCGGAGACGGTGCAGTCGGTGGTGCAGCAGCTGAAGGACAAGGGCGCGGTGAGCCGCGGCTATATCGGCGTGCAGATCCAGCCGGTGACGGCGGATATCGCGGCGGGCCTTGGGCTCGACAAGGCGGAAGGGGCGATCGTGGCGCGCGTCGAGGACAATGGTCCGGCGGCCAAGGCCGGCCTGAAGGCGGGCGATGCGATCGTGGCGCTCGATGGCAAGGCGGTCAGCGACGCGCGTGCCCTGTCGCGGGAGATCGCCGGCCATGCGCCGGGCTCCAAGCTCGACCTGACGGTGTGGCGCGACGGCAAGACGCAGAAGATCGCGCTGACGCTGGCGACGATGCCGGGTGAGAAGACGGCGGCGCTGAGCGAGGAGCAGGGCGCCGGCCAGGGCAAGCTCGGGCTGCAGCTGGCACCTGCGGCCAGCGTCGGCGGCGCCGGCCAGGAGGGCGTGGTGGTGATGGGCGTTCAGCCCGGCTCGCCTGCCGAGGAGCGTGGCCTGAAGACCGGCGACGTCATCGTCGAGGCCTCCGGCCGCAAGGTCGAGCGTCCGGCCGACATCACCAAGGTGATCGCCGACGTCAAGAAGGAAGGCCGCAAGGCTGTCCTCTTCCGCCTGAAGACCGACGACGGCTCGCGCTTCGTCGCCCTGCCGGTGGCGTAA
- a CDS encoding heme lyase CcmF/NrfE family subunit produces the protein MIVELGHFALTLALALSLVQFVLPLWGALANDEPLMNVAAPAALGTFGAVGFAFLALAHAYVTSDFSVLNVVENSHTLKPTLYKITGVWGNHEGSMLLWVFILALFAALVAMARHSLPLRLRALTLSFQALIASAFLLFLLASSNPFARINPAPFEGQDLNPILQDIGLAIHPPLLYIGYVGISISFSFAAAALVEGRIDALWARAVRPWTLTAWVFLTLGIAMGSYWAYYELGWGGWWFWDPVENASFMPWLAATALLHSTVVMEKRDALKVWTILLAIVSFSLSLLGTFLVRSGVLTSVHTFATDPARGAFILGILVFFIGGAFALFAWRAPLLRQGGIFAPVSREGALVLNNLFLATACATVLIGTLYPLALESLTGEKISVGEPYFEATFLPIMLPLLFLIPIGQTLAWKRGDLLGAAQRLMGAFALAIGVALVVIAITEGGPVLAIVSIGLGFFIIFGAVSDTIMRCWPRGAKLGIVWRRAIGLPRSAWGTTLAHAGVGVVVIGIAASAWSTEDITLVRPGGSIQTGPYTLRLEGVFPRAANNYREDVARFAVSRHGRPLGTMEASKRLYTTRGTPTTEAGIMTIGFGQLYVSLGDNEAEGAIGLRAYWKPYVTLIWLGSIIMAVGGALSLTDRRIRVGIPRRRMDVSAVPAE, from the coding sequence ATGATAGTGGAACTCGGCCATTTCGCGCTGACCCTCGCGCTCGCGTTGTCCCTGGTGCAATTTGTTCTGCCGCTGTGGGGGGCGCTTGCCAATGATGAGCCCCTGATGAACGTTGCCGCTCCGGCGGCCCTTGGTACGTTCGGGGCGGTGGGCTTCGCCTTTCTGGCGCTCGCGCATGCCTACGTGACGTCGGATTTCTCGGTTCTCAACGTGGTCGAGAACTCACACACCTTGAAGCCGACGCTTTACAAGATCACCGGTGTGTGGGGAAACCATGAAGGCTCCATGCTGTTGTGGGTCTTCATCCTCGCGCTCTTCGCCGCGCTTGTCGCCATGGCGCGCCACTCGCTGCCACTGCGTCTCAGGGCACTGACCCTCAGCTTCCAGGCCTTGATCGCCAGCGCATTCCTGCTTTTCCTCCTCGCGTCGTCCAATCCCTTTGCGCGGATCAACCCGGCGCCCTTCGAGGGGCAGGACCTCAACCCCATTCTTCAGGACATCGGTCTCGCCATCCATCCGCCGCTCCTCTACATCGGCTATGTCGGCATCTCGATATCCTTCTCCTTCGCGGCCGCGGCCCTTGTGGAAGGACGTATCGACGCGTTGTGGGCCCGGGCTGTCCGACCTTGGACCCTGACGGCATGGGTCTTCCTCACGCTCGGTATCGCGATGGGCTCTTACTGGGCCTATTACGAGCTCGGCTGGGGGGGCTGGTGGTTTTGGGACCCGGTCGAAAACGCCTCGTTCATGCCTTGGCTCGCAGCAACGGCGTTGTTGCACTCCACCGTGGTCATGGAGAAGCGGGATGCGTTGAAAGTTTGGACGATCCTGCTCGCGATCGTCAGCTTTTCGCTTTCTCTGCTCGGCACCTTCCTCGTCCGCTCCGGCGTGCTGACCTCCGTGCACACCTTCGCGACCGACCCGGCACGCGGCGCCTTCATACTCGGTATCCTCGTCTTTTTCATTGGCGGAGCGTTCGCTCTGTTTGCCTGGCGCGCACCGCTCCTGCGTCAGGGAGGGATCTTCGCGCCCGTATCGCGGGAGGGGGCGCTCGTTCTCAATAACCTCTTCCTGGCGACAGCCTGCGCGACCGTTCTCATCGGCACACTTTATCCACTCGCGCTCGAGTCGCTGACTGGGGAGAAGATCTCTGTCGGTGAGCCCTATTTCGAGGCGACCTTCCTCCCGATCATGCTGCCGCTGCTCTTTCTTATCCCCATCGGCCAGACGCTGGCGTGGAAACGAGGGGACCTGCTCGGCGCAGCCCAACGCCTGATGGGGGCCTTCGCCCTCGCCATTGGCGTCGCTCTGGTGGTGATCGCGATCACCGAGGGTGGACCAGTCCTCGCCATCGTCAGCATCGGGCTGGGTTTTTTCATCATTTTCGGTGCCGTGTCCGATACGATCATGCGGTGTTGGCCAAGGGGCGCGAAGCTCGGCATCGTCTGGCGGCGTGCCATTGGCCTGCCCCGGTCCGCATGGGGCACGACCCTGGCTCATGCGGGCGTCGGCGTCGTGGTAATCGGCATCGCCGCTTCAGCCTGGAGCACCGAGGACATCACGCTCGTCAGGCCGGGCGGGAGCATCCAGACCGGCCCCTATACTCTGCGCCTGGAAGGTGTGTTTCCGCGTGCTGCCAACAACTACCGCGAGGATGTGGCTCGGTTCGCGGTTTCGCGTCATGGCCGGCCCCTCGGCACCATGGAGGCATCCAAGAGGTTGTATACGACGCGTGGCACGCCGACGACCGAAGCGGGGATCATGACGATCGGCTTCGGCCAACTCTATGTCAGTCTTGGCGATAACGAAGCCGAAGGCGCCATCGGCCTGAGGGCCTATTGGAAGCCTTATGTCACCCTGATCTGGCTGGGGTCTATCATCATGGCCGTGGGCGGGGCGTTGTCCCTGACCGATCGGCGCATCCGCGTCGGAATCCCGCGCCGCCGCATGGATGTCTCTGCCGTGCCTGCGGAGTGA
- a CDS encoding cytochrome c-type biogenesis protein — MSGLSIAGSLSFRRSCDQSRGRAVAAVLFIAVLFFASSVSPTRAVEFDEILPDKALEARARTISSGLRCLVCQNQSIDDSNAPLARDLRILVRERLKAGDSDDQVRAFLVARYGEFVLLKPPMTMTTVLLWGAPFLILGCGAIAIALGVRRRRRQTRAVPLSDEEKARLEAALGGD; from the coding sequence ATGTCTGGGCTCTCGATAGCAGGTTCTCTCTCCTTTCGCCGCTCGTGTGACCAGTCCCGGGGCAGGGCGGTCGCGGCTGTCCTTTTCATTGCCGTCCTGTTCTTTGCCAGCAGTGTCTCGCCGACGCGAGCCGTGGAGTTCGACGAGATCCTCCCCGACAAGGCGCTGGAGGCTCGGGCTCGCACGATCTCGTCCGGCCTGCGCTGTCTTGTTTGCCAGAATCAATCAATTGACGATTCGAACGCGCCGCTCGCGCGAGATCTGCGTATTCTCGTCCGCGAGCGTTTGAAGGCCGGCGATAGCGACGATCAGGTCCGGGCCTTTTTGGTCGCGCGCTACGGTGAGTTCGTGCTGCTCAAGCCTCCGATGACAATGACGACGGTGCTGCTCTGGGGAGCGCCGTTTCTCATTCTCGGCTGCGGAGCCATTGCCATCGCGCTTGGCGTGAGACGTCGCCGCCGGCAGACCCGTGCTGTTCCTCTCAGTGACGAAGAGAAAGCGCGGCTGGAAGCTGCGCTGGGCGGCGATTGA